A window of Planctomycetia bacterium genomic DNA:
CATGCCCGCCAAAAGCACGTACTTCTACCCGAAACTCCTCAGCGGCCTGGTCATCAACCCGCTGGAATAGCGTCGCGTTTCACGTGGAACCGCGAAAAACGCGAAAGGGCGCGAAAAGGAGGACGGAAGAGAAGTCCACGGTACACACGGAATTACGCGGAAAAGGAATTCGGGCAGGTTTCCCGAACACTGAATTCTGTCGTCAGGGCGCTGTGCGAGTTCGCGTCTGCCGTCCGTTCGTCGGTCCCCTTTCCGTGTCCTTCCGCGTATTCCGTGGACAAATCCTTGCCATCCTCCCTTTCGCGCCATTTCGCGTTTTTCGCGGTTCCACGTGAAACGTCCCGCTGCACGCCCAATCTGACATTCCGCGGGTTTGGCGGCTGACTTAGAATTGCCGCCGTCGAATCAATCCCGGGCAAGGGAGTGCCCCAGGTGGCGCGGGTGTTGTGCGTGGCGAATCAGAAAGGCGGCGTCGGGAAGACGACGACCGCCATTAACCTGGCCGTCGGCCTGGCCAAGAGCGGCGCGCACACACTGCTGGTTGATCTCGATCCGCAGTGCAACGCCACGAGCGGATTGGGCGCCAAGCCGCTCAATCGCCACCCCCTCGTCCGCAATACGCCGCTGGTCGAGGCCATCGTCCCGACCGCAACTCCTGGCCTTGAGTTGCTCGCCGGCTGCCGGAACTTCGAGGATATCGAGGCCCTGGCCCATGGCGACCCGGCCCACGCCACGCAGCTACGCCAACAATTGGTGAACGGCGCCGCGGGCTACGACTATGTCCTGCTGGACTGTCCGCCGTCGCTGGGGAAGCTGACGCGGACGGCCTTGGCGGCCTCGACTGAGGTGATTATGCCGATCCAATGCGAGTACTACGCCATGGAGGGGCTCGCGCAGATGATCCAGGTGGTCCGCGACGTCATCCAGGCCTACCCCAATCGGCTGGCCTTTGGCGGCATTATCCTCACCATGTACGATCACACGCTGGAACTGACGCGTGAAGTGGATGAAGAGGTTCGGGAGTTTTTCGGGGAAATCGTGTTCGAAACGGTAATTCCGCGGGATCCGTGGGTCTGCGAGGCCCCGAGCCACGGGAAGTCGGTCCTCGACCACGCCCCCCGCTCGCGAGGGGCACGCGCCTACGCGGAACTATGTCGAGAGTTGCTCGAGCAAAACTGAACTCAAGGAGGGATTGCGATATGGCCAAGGAACGACGACTGGGACGCGGCCTGGAAGCTCTGCTGGCGCTGCCCAACGAGGACGGAGGCGACATGCAAATCGCCACGGCGCCGCTGGAATCCGCGCGGGTCAGCGTGTTCGAGATCGACCCGAATCCCTACCAACCCCGGCAGGATTTCGACCAGGCCGAGATTGACTCGCTGGCCGAGAGTATTCGCGAGCATGGGCTGATTCAGCCCATCGTCGTGCGCCGACTTGGTGAGCGTTATCAACTCGTGGCCGGCGATCGCCGCTTGCGCGCGTCGATCAAGGCCGGATTGTCCGACGTCCCGGTGCATCTCCTGGAACTCGACGACCGGCGCCTGGCAGAGCTGGCGATCGTCGAGAACTTGCAGCGCAAAGATCTCAACGCCATCGAAAAGGCGGCGTCGTTTCAGAGCTATCTGAAAAAGTTCGGCTGCACGCAGGAAGACCTGGCCGGCCGCTTGCAGCTCGATCGCTCGACTGTGGCGAACCTGATTCGCTTGCTCGAACTTCCTGACGAGGTGCAACAAGCCGTGCGCCGCGGCGAGGTCACGCCCGGCCACGCGCGGGCGCTCTTGCCACTGGAAGAGCGCGAGCAAATCAACTTCTGCCGTCGCATTCAGGCCGAACAACTGAGCGTGCGCAGCGTCGAAAGCCTGGTGAATACGGCGATCCATGAGGCGAACGAAGGAGACGCGACGGCATCTCCCAAAGCGACCGCCGCGGCGAAACGCACGCGAACCCGAACGCCGCATCGGGCGTCGTTAGAACAGGAGCTACGCAGCGCGCTCGGCGCCAAAGTGGACATCATCTCCAACGCCCGAGGTCGCGGCCGGATCGTCATTCACTTCGGCGGGCACGAAGAGTTCGAGCGGCTGTTCGCGCAGCTGCGCGGCGGCGAGGGGACGCAGCGGCAGGCGGGGTAACGGAATCACTGCGACTGCGGACCGATGCGATGCTATCGACGTCGTGGACGCTTCATTTCTTCGTCGTGATAGGTGAGCTTCGTGACCAACAGTAAATCGAAGATGGAAGTCTCATCCCCTTCCGTATTGACAAAGGCTGTCCGTCCACCTTGCGTCACCAGCATCAATTCCGGGTGTTTGACAGGAATCGACGTGCCGTCCGCCAAATGAACTAGGAACGGGCGAAACGGCCTAGCTTGATGCAAGG
This region includes:
- a CDS encoding ParA family protein, whose translation is MARVLCVANQKGGVGKTTTAINLAVGLAKSGAHTLLVDLDPQCNATSGLGAKPLNRHPLVRNTPLVEAIVPTATPGLELLAGCRNFEDIEALAHGDPAHATQLRQQLVNGAAGYDYVLLDCPPSLGKLTRTALAASTEVIMPIQCEYYAMEGLAQMIQVVRDVIQAYPNRLAFGGIILTMYDHTLELTREVDEEVREFFGEIVFETVIPRDPWVCEAPSHGKSVLDHAPRSRGARAYAELCRELLEQN
- a CDS encoding ParB/RepB/Spo0J family partition protein; the protein is MAKERRLGRGLEALLALPNEDGGDMQIATAPLESARVSVFEIDPNPYQPRQDFDQAEIDSLAESIREHGLIQPIVVRRLGERYQLVAGDRRLRASIKAGLSDVPVHLLELDDRRLAELAIVENLQRKDLNAIEKAASFQSYLKKFGCTQEDLAGRLQLDRSTVANLIRLLELPDEVQQAVRRGEVTPGHARALLPLEEREQINFCRRIQAEQLSVRSVESLVNTAIHEANEGDATASPKATAAAKRTRTRTPHRASLEQELRSALGAKVDIISNARGRGRIVIHFGGHEEFERLFAQLRGGEGTQRQAG